The Kluyveromyces lactis strain NRRL Y-1140 chromosome D complete sequence genome has a window encoding:
- the ISU2 gene encoding putative iron-binding protein ISU2 (similar to uniprot|Q03020 Saccharomyces cerevisiae YPL135W ISU1 Conserved protein of the mitochondrial matrix): MFRGQMFAVQRMGSALMHGGGGGTRIIGVAAARATAPTVGSSPSMASARFYHPKVIDHYTNPRNVGSLDKNLPNVGTGLVGAPACGDVMKLQIQVNDETGVIENVKFKTFGCGSAIASSSYMTELVRGKTLEDAAKIKNTEIARELSLPPVKLHCSMLAEDAIKAAIKDYQAKRPTTQLK; encoded by the coding sequence ATGTTTAGAGGACAAATGTTTGCAGTACAGAGGATGGGAAGTGCACTAATGCACGGCGGTGGAGGCGGAACTAGAATAATCGGTGTAGCAGCTGCTAGAGCAACTGCTCCTACCGTCGGCTCTAGTCCTTCCATGGCCTCTGCTAGATTTTACCATCCAAAGGTCATTGATCATTATACAAACCCAAGAAATGTTGGGTCTCTAGACAAGAATTTGCCAAATGTTGGAACGGGTCTTGTCGGTGCCCCAGCTTGTGGTGATGTGATGAAATTGCAAATCCAAGTTAACGACGAAACAGGAGTGATAGAAAACGTTAAGTTCAAGACGTTCGGGTGCGGGTCTGCCAtcgcttcttcttcatacATGACCGAATTGGTCCGTGGGAAAACCTTGGAAGATGCAGCAAAGATTAAAAATACAGAAATCGCCAGAGAATTGAGTTTACCTCCGGTTAAATTGCATTGTTCTATGTTGGCTGAAGATGCCATCAAGGCTGCCATCAAGGATTACCAGGCTAAGAGACCTACAACACAGTTGAAATAG